In the genome of Chrysoperla carnea chromosome 5, inChrCarn1.1, whole genome shotgun sequence, the window CAAGACAAAGGATTTCTTAGCAAAAAAGCATGTGTTTTGGCGAGACAtcattgtaaacatttttacagaaaagcAAACTCATATGcatatcaataaacaaaaaattgaagaaaaaaaatgtattacctCTTCTTGGGATAATTCGCTCATTTtgagcaaaaaaacaaaatatgttcacaaattaataacaatttcacTTCGCTTCAAAATTCAATTCACAAATGTCTTTATTACAGTCAAAAATACTTAGAAAAATAGCATACGTCAATTCAGTCAGTCACCTCAACAGCTGAGCAATGAAAACTGATGAACACTAGaatggaaaaattattcaagcatATTATTGTGAAAGGAAAAACTTTCAACACAATGATCGAGAACAAGAAACGATATATTTCGATACGATATTAAACTATTATAACGTTTGGCCTTCagccaaaattattttgtctttattgaataaatttgttttttgactaaatatattttatttattatttctttgttgTATTCAGTTTTATGTGTATTCATGACAATCATGTAGAAAATTGATGCGTgcgcattttattattaaaacatctggaacatttttgttttcgagTTATTCTATTTATCTCACTTTATATTATTGATTCATTTATGACTGTATCTTTATTTAACAACTAATTATACCCGcgaattacaaattatttgttgTTTCACTATGATCTGTCaccttgaatttaaattatatatatatttttctatctatttataaattttcgaaatcaaagtaaataaaaacaaattctacgtttcaaaaatttacgcacttattttataaatcaaaacaaactttaaaaatttacgtCTTCCTGAAATTATATAACTGAAAATTATTCTTAGCTGAAAAATAGTAACGATGCGTtaactatttttgttgttgttgttttaaagtAGGTTTTGTAGTTTTGCAATGAATTTGGATGaccgaaataaattaattggcaatataattgcaatttttttctaaacaaattacATTATGTAATTCGCAAATGCTATGACCTAAATGTAACGTCAGTTGCATATAAAGTGAAAATGCGGCATTTGTTATGACTCAAATGTAATGGTAattgcatatatattttttgaaataatatgctGATTCATTTTCAACCCCCTAAATTAGTGTCAATAAACCAGTCCAAGTTTACATAcagagaaattttgattttattttcaaataatgcgCATATTATCGTGTACAGACTGTACTatctcattatttaaaaaattcatgtcCAAATCCAGACAATCGATAGACGTGACGGTAGGTTCGTGTCCGGCCAACGTACTTATAAACAGGTCAATGTTCCATGCATGTATTTCAgcctttatttttacaaaatcccTTCGATTTGcgtttttaatctttaattttcagacagtgtgtatattttttaaagaaattcatcctaatcataaaatttctgcaattaatttttctgcgaatttaaatattagtaaCAGTAAAGTTTAGTTAGGTCATTaacatatgtaaattatttttggtattaagattaaaaaataatctgcgttttatttaaaattggtacGTTATGAAAAACagccaattaaatttattgtaatatttaaggGTTCAGTAGGTCTCTTGCtagaatattgaaaaacaagCCAATATGAGTTTGTgacttttatatagaaataacacatcatttaattttacatgatttaacaaaaaattgtgtAGTTCTAGGAAAAACTAACCGTTTCGATATCTCAGTATACAGACATTCATTTCACAGAAAATGTATCTGGATTAAAgcgtaaaatttttccattttgtattttagttgataattaactttaattattttcttaattatccAAAACTAGCTCATACATTGGGAACAAAAGGCAGAGGTCAATTGAGTTAATTCTAATACTGATAAGAGGAGTACCGCAAGTTGGCCCCTAGCACCTAGTCTCTGGTATCTTCTCTGCCCCTACCCCCACTGTAATCTATATTTGGTTTACCACCTTTTTTGCTGATTATTTCAGCTCCTCAATCATTTAGAGAGAacgagaaaactatttttcaagAGTGTTTGTGAGCATTTAAGTTGGGGAGAGTATATGCATATTgtgagtaaataaaaaatatatttttattgctgCGATAATagtcttttattaaaaatttcaattacagATTTACAATTTTCAAGGGATAAGTAAATAGACCTTTCACTGTTCAGAATTACACTTAAAAATAGAAGGCAATAGGATGGATTTATAGAAGCAAAAATTCTGGTATGTTTTGAAAACAAGtttgaaaaatacaattatgtATTAATCCTATTTTGGATGATTTTTGACATATTCAAATTGCTTATCAGAATGCaatgaatgataaaaaatcTGCTGGCTctttatttacgaaaaagttTGTccaacaaaatacttttttcttataacgaacaacttttcaatttaCAGTTATCttctatttcttattttaaataactctgAAGGTCGCATAAGCATTGAACagaaatcgattttaaaaacatactcAACTTTCGATTTCTGCTGCAACCATTTGGTTTTGATTACAATCTGTATatgaatttttcgaattatataGTAATCTCCAAATTAGGATTATTGAACTAGTTAATATATTACTTGAAGCAGCCAACAACACTTGTCTTAGAAGTCTCTGCCAGGATATCCGAGAAATGGCTActtctaattatattttaactatttccCCATTCACAGAGACAAAGACTTCCATCGAAACttgattgttttatattaaatattaaagttcaaaattattcGCTGAAATTTTAAGGTTGAAAAATTACCATTTATTGAAGTCATTATCTCCGTAAATTAAGGCATAAAAGAtacacaaattaatttccacaaaaggtctattttaaaaatataaaactcatGCAAATTTCTTTTGCCAACTCTTCGGACCCAATTTTTTTACACGCGCTTTATACATATGTGACATTAATGCATACATAACGGGTATTATGAAAATTAGCAAATATAGTCGCATCACAGTTGGAAAATGAAATgcaaaattatatgtatttggAAGGGaaactgtaaatttttgtgtttcctCAAAATATGGTATATTACGTAATATAATGACACCTTCACACACAATACCTAATGGATATAATGGTATCCATATGGTGTATCGTAACCATGTTAAGAATCCAATATCTTTGTTGTATAATTGACTTATGTAATATGGATatctgaaaaaaagaaaaaaatgtttgttttagttcgtacaataacaaaataaaatttaaaattcaatttaaagttttcaagactttaagactagtttatgttgtaactaatatctatgaaaacctatgtgatagaatgtttgaatagttttcctgtttttgggaggtcaaaatctataagaaaatgtaaaaaatcctatgcagttttttagtcACAGACCTGTGTAAttgttcttataaaatttgataatttcaacCACTCAAAGCCTTTGAACGACTTTCTCTATCTTCATTTAAGTggagtttcaaaaaaagaaaaaaaagtttaaagttttaatatttacctGACTAATTCAATAAGTGtccatacaaaaaataaataaaatatcactgGTTTCTCTTGCATTCGAGGTTCCGCTTCGatcatacaaaataatatcacaGCTCTGCCACCAGTTTGTAAAAATGCTGGAAACGGACTACCTTTTGTATATCCAAACATTGGGTGCATCACctctaaaaattgtattaactgTACAAATTTAATTGCATTACCCACAGCCGCATATGTGCCCGGCATTGAATCCGGACCATCTCGAAAATATCGTATCGCCATTACAGTAAATATATATGCGAATCCAATAAATTggcataaattgtaaaaaattagataaacttTTTTCATATCCTCTGGAATAAAAAGAGAAAAGAAAGTATAATTGAAGAAGGATACAAAAACACGCaccacataattatatatttacctTTACGGTATCCTAATTCGTCTTTTTGTACTTTATCAAACATTTCTGGATAATCTTGACGTACATCGCGTACTTCATCATCGTTAATGTCATCATTTTCTGTTTGCCAGcgatcaaaatcaatttttaaccaaGCCGGTTTTTGCGGCCGTCCCGTTAAACGGGGCCACCACccaagttttgatttttttatggcaAAATCTACTTTACTATCTATAACTTTGTACGTACTTTCCTGAAATGTAATCACCAAAAATCGAATAATTGTGGGTTTTAGaagatgaacaaattttttgcttataccTCCGGGTTAACTTCGGAATGAAAATCAAgtgaaaattcataattatgCGCCCCTCTAGCGCCATGTCCACGAGCTGCAAATTGTAGTCGTTTTGGCTCCAAACTAATATTTGGAtcctaaaaaaattgcaatctaTGGGTGGATTTTATAACGAAAACCGGTAATTTGGATTCAGGCCATTGACCCCgattaaaatccaaaataattttcggttttataaatataaataaaaatttgttacctTTACGTCTTTTAAATCAACTTTAAGGGTAATATTCCCTTCCGATTGGGACCAATACACGAATGGGCTATAAACTTCTggcattattttgtttaatttacgtATTCTTCGATAAACATCAAATAttgcacttaaaaaataatgaaaacattaaaattccattttcaTTCACTTGCAATCATGTCAAAAGGTCAAAATTTTTGCATAGTTCTAGAAACTGGGACTTTAACTTCACATAAAGTCAGTCATAATGATTAcgtaattcatttaattaaatgtaatttaaaagtggttttgaattttgtattttttttaaatacaaaatttttagaatttcatgACAGATTCTCTCTGATAAGGATTAAAGAATTCCTGTTTTGTTCAAGGTTGATGTTATATATCTCCATCAGTTATTCGAATCCCACTTAATGATTTTTTCTCGTTTTAAAATAGCTAAAATGTTTTTCTACGTAAAATaagagttaaataatttttttcctcccagaaaaaaacgattatttcgagaaatttaaaccaaaataaaagttcaaaaaaccCGCTTGTGGAACAAACTAAAATATCGAACAAACTTGTTTTCGAACATAACCTCTCTTCATTCTTGTATTGTATTTTAGGTtatattatcttgaaaaaaatgtcgattgtaaaatataaatcgaaaattcgaCTTATTCTAAATGAAACATATCGTGGATATAGTACATTGGTCGCAACAGAACCATCTAAGTTGACAAAATTACCTGAATATCCACCAATTTATGAAGTTAGCGAAAGAGCAAGACGGGAACGAAAATTTGAGGATTGGactgaacaaattaaaaatcttcATACAGTTGaggaaaaattaatgaaaattaatatgccCAAATATTATGGTTGGGAATCTGTGGTACTTAACGATACAAAAATTCCATACAATGCATTATCGTTTATACAACATTGTACTCGAACTCATATAATTCATGGAGCCGAGCttccaaatttttataagaaaattgaatcaaatttagATGCAGTTATTAAGGATATAAAATCAGAAATTGAAAATGCACTGATTGTTGAATTTCAGTTAGTAAGGTCGGTATGAGATTATGAACTTTGATTGAATTTCTTGTGATGTTTTCTTATTCgctaaagtattttaaatttatagacgAAAACCAGAAAGTAAACCACTTTCTCCAgccgaaaaagaaaatttaataagccGTTCTATAATTGATCAAATAAatcgaataattataaataatttatcgaaaaattacgAACACCTTTTAACGAGCcaggtaaaatattttcaattttaaagattGGTTCGTAGAAGTTTTTGTTTCTTGGGCGACAAAtctgcattttaaaaaaccaatgtAGACATAGAAATCGAAATCactccaaaaatttaaaatttacgtttCAGATTGATGTAACACCTCGACATGAAGCATTCTGGTTTGTTGGCGGTTTTAAACCATCAGAACGATTACGTAAAACCaggaaaaatgacaaatttcaagaatttatGAGCAACGATCCCATTGATCGTCCAATTCAATTTATCGGATCGCCATTTTTAGCTTTACGTAACACCCTACCTCTAGATCCAATAATTTCGTTGGACGATGCGACGAATAGCGATTTTAAGGTACCCTTTTTCGATTATAATCCCAAAGTATTGGGATATAACAATGAGTTTCGACATGGTACAAATATCCCTGGTTTCTGGCCAGATGATCCATATAAATTTGGATTGTTGTCGTTCAATGGACGAGGGCATATTTTAGAACGATTACCAACTTTTGGTGAGGAAGATAATTTAGAAGCTCTACATGCCCAATCAATTTTATCATCTTTTGCATGGCTGCATTCGCAAGCGTGTTATCAGGGATTTTCAACATTCACGGATCTGACTTATCCATTAgtgaatcaaaatattattaccaaCGGACAATATTGgtcattttatgtttatcaattaaatacaaCATTATTACACGGGAAAAATATGCCGAATAATCCACGACGAAATATATGTTGGGCTTTAAAACCACAAAAACTGTTCGAAAacattgatgaaaataaaaaaattattggtttcaACGACGAAGTTTTAAagaatttacttaaattttacataaaccaGCCGGCCCAACGAATTGAGAATATGACACCGTATTTAGGggaaaatatcaaaacaattgCGGATATTGAAGATAACGAAAAACGTGAATGGTTggaaaaacaattcaaatataTGATGTCAAATCGACCTCGACATCGATTACAATATGAGATTTACGATTGGgaacgtatttataaaattgatcatAAAACACGCCAGTTAGAGCCGAGACGACGTCCATTCgaattaaaagataataatcCAATTGCGTATCGACGTTATGATGATTTTCATCCACGTTATGTACCGAAAAAATTGAGGCCAGAGGGTACGAAacgtaaaaatcaaaataaatgggAAAAAACATATTTCCCGTAGTTTTGtaaatgtagaaaattgtaaattgtattatttatattgtgtttaaaaatttttaataaaaatttgttgcttttttttaaaattttgtataaaaagcaTGAGATTTGTCAgctgcatgagatatttttgctaaattatatgttttagaatgcgCTCGTTTCAAAAGTGATggtcattttttttctatcacgtaaggtttatttgcaaattcaaacacaaaaaaattggtaaaagcacttgtttattaaaaattatacagtagccTGCAAGCATAGTGGCATCCCATCTTCCTTGGTACCGTCTGTgtgttatttaatcaaaaatatttcgggATCCGGGATAAAAGACAAGGTGAAGATAGTTAGATTGTAGTACAacgaaaagacaaaaaaaaaaaacaatttaaatttaaaataacttttatttaataaaaaaattacaatatttacaaaattcccTTCTTCagttttcgtattttatttaataccaatTGACTATCATCCATAGGCTCAATAATCGCTCCCGTTTTAATTGTTACACTTGGTTTAACTAAACGTTTATGTGCGGTTTCTGGTAAGAATGTATTGCCAAGTGGTGCACGTATTGACGCTTCAAAATCTTCGACACGCTTAAATGGGAATGGTAAATCATTAACTTGATGTTCCCTAACTTTAATATCCTTATgctctttaattattaaatttcctttattaTCGTCTTTACGTGGAACTTTTTTCGGTTGTTTGATGACAAAACGACGGCTTTTACGTTTCTTAATATCCTTTCCACCCCATGAGCCCCATCCTGGTAATGATAGATCAATATCTTTAGGAGTGTTTGCATCGACTTCATCTTTTTTCTCTTTATGAAAATCAGCAATAATGTCATCATCTTCGAAAGCTTCGGATATCAAAGCTTGTTGTGTATCTTCTTCAACTCCATCTTCATCATCAAGAGCATCGtccaaattttgatttgttgtaattttagtttttaaatgttttggttCAATTTGTACGAAGCTTGTTGGATCAATATCTGGAATCTTATCATCAGATTTTTCCACTTGAACTTGAGGTGATGTTTTGATTACTGCAGGCTTTGATGTGTAGCCAGCAGTTTCAATTAACGCCTCATCCAAATCTGGACGCATTTGTCTTTGTGATTTTAACGATAAATCtggtttatattttgattttggttCATTTTTCTCCTTTTTCTCTGATTGAGATGAATCGTtaagattttttatattctgtacacgttttttcaatttcttctcCAATTTAAAGTCGATATCTTCAAAAATATCGTCAATGGTACCCTTTTGCGATTCAGGAAGTTTTGATTTTaccgtttttttctttttttcagtcTCTTCTGCAGAGGGTTTAACTCTTTTCTTCTTTTGAATCTCTTCTGAAGGttgtttaacttttgttttctttttaggTGGTTCTTGATTAGAATCTTTTAGTTTTTTCCTTTTCTTTAGTGAATCCTCATTTTTAACGTTTAGGGTTTCATCAATTTCTTCAACAGTCCAACCATTTACAGTACTGGTTACATTAATTTTCTTGCTATTTTTCTTACTTGTTTTTGCTACCGTTTTCTTGGGCGTTTTACGCTTTTCTGTCTCattcaaatcatttattttacttttaaaaatatctatttcatCTTCATCAATTTCTTGATTCATAATCTGGTCATCATTTTCTAAGGTAGTGCTCGATACTTcggtaaatttattttcttcacgTGGCTTAGAGTTTGATACATcgatttgtgttttatttttttcattccaaTATTTTCGATATCCACTTAAAAAATCTGTAACTTCTGATGATGGTTTTATCCCATTTATCCAAGGATTCGATGGATCTTCTGATGTTGAATGgatttcattgatttgttcTTCTTCGTTGTCTGAATCATCATCaacactttttttaatcttttgcgTTAAATCACGACTTACGGAAAGTTGTTGGGCCAAAACTTGTCGACTCTGTAAAAAAAAAgccaatattaaaaatttagagcaacgaaaaatatttgcgctaatcattatttttttttatgttactccAAAAATAGCCTAAAATTTTAAACCCAAAATTTGAAGACCTTCATTCGAACTAAAATGATATCGTTTTTTGAGGACATTCTTTAACCTGAGAATAACTTCTAATAAACGTTAGTTCATACCTCTTTATCGTATTTAGCACGAACTTGTTTACTCCTCGCCCATTGTCCAGTAGATCGATGTCGTAATGAGACACGTTCTTCGGCTCGAGCTCTTTCAATTTCCTCCAATTTTTTTAACGCTTCTTCCGGAttattcttttgtaaatattcaaattccttaatttgttgtttaattttttcacgTCTTTGAATTCTGTgatactttttacttttaattttattctgtcGTCGAGCTTTTGCCTCTTTATACGATTGCTGAGCACGAAGTTTAGCTGCTTCTTTCCGTCGTTCTAGCATTTCAGCCAATGTTAATGGAAATTCGGATTCAACTTCTTCTTTTGGTTTTTcaggttttaatttttccatttcaagttcaatttcacttttaagTCGAAATCGTTGCAACAGATCCGTTGTCGTCTCGACAGGTTTCAATTTTGGATCTTTACGTAATGGAAATTCTAGCTGTTCAGCAGCACGGTTTGCATATACAATTGGTTCCCATTTATCGAGTGTTTTCTTCACATTTTCATAAGCTACAGTTCGTTGAATTTTCTGTGCTTCCGGTTTTTCTAATGGTTTTGgaattgtttttacatttcgacgaactttattgattttttttgtgatatcaaTTTGACtagactttttatttaataccttgACTAAATTGTGTAAATTTACTGTACTATTTTTACCAGCACTTGATTTTACTAAATTGTATTCGGATATTTGTAAAGATGGTTCGGTTCTTGTGGGTTTTCGAATATGTTGAGATTTATCTAGTTTTGAAACGGCTTCCAATAAACGAGAATGCTCTTTTTCAGAGATTTCTTCGTCCGAATAATTAATATCTTCGTCCATGGTTTTCgtttatgtgaaaaaaattattttatttatcaaacacACGTGGTATAATCAAATAGATCATTTGacactttcaaaaaattgtttataacctCAAAATTAACTTATGAATGAGCGCACTCTATGAGCTGTCTTCTGAACTGTCACATAGTTTTCTCTTTGGGTCAATAGCTGCTCTACTACAACAAGACACGTATAGATGGCAGCAGGTATATTGTTTAAGTCAATAGCTGCTCTACTACAACAAGACAGGTATAGATGTCAGCCAGTATATTACGAAACCAAGTACATAATTTCGAAATTGGAATCCTGGTTGAATCTACGAAGAATCGTGATTGAATCAATCGGTTGAAAGAAAGTCGAAAAATGATGTTTAGTCTCGATTATGATTTCATTTGACGATGAATTTCTCTAACAATTCAACGTTATAACGACAATtgagaataaattatttcataatttcgcttagttttcgagaaatcgtcaagtgcaaataaaaatttgattatactctaatattttatttataaaaataatataaacactgggatatttcaacaattagctcattcaattgtatttttttcatttgtttttgtatatttttaatttattgtgtatCATTTAAAGCATCATGAAAATAAagtagtaaatttatttattggagattaatgtaaataaaactataaattactCATTAAAAGTAAAAGTCAATAAACACgaaaatgtcaataaaaaatttactttatttcaattaaaattatatttttccttgtataaaaaattaaagttatctTACAGCAATGAAAATTTCAGTTTCATTTTACTCGTTGAGTAAATTTGATCtagatttttagtttttggtgTACTTGAgtttagaaaattgaattttttttttgcttagatacCTCTGACAGAaaagttttttggaaatttttactgaattttataTCTATCCAATACACACTAGTgtgcttgaaaaatatttctcttttttttgcattctatccataaaatttggtttacttaaaaaaatacgaaTACCTGATTCattttacaattgaatatcACACTTCGTATAAAACTTtaggcgatatctcagaaattacacATCGAATCGTCAAGTGAACGCGATTTGTATTTGTAGGGTAAAAATTATCCTAGAAATTAATTACTATTCAaatcgaaccaaaaaaaaaaatttctctatatttcgcaattttcttaaggggtacccctttgaaaaaatcgaaaaattcacgaaaaattttatgttcctgaatttgatgaaacttggtgtataaggtaattttgacccaaaaaatacaaaaattgggttcatcTAAGGATTGGGTgagtaattttggaaatatctcCAAAAATCATGTTagaaatatctcgaaaaatactcaTCTAGTTGCGAAAAGAACAATTCTGAACTCGGatttcgaattaattttgagaataaacGACAAGATTTTGAACTATCGGCTCAAGAAAtttgtttgagatatttttattgtttttttttggtggGTATAGAATAACTGTTTGATTATTATCTAAGTAAAATGGTCAACCATATGTTGTTCCCACATTTTTAAAGTTCATATTATAAGTACtaattataatgttattatataattttgtagatAATCCTCTGTCCGACATATGATGGTCTTTGAGGTCTGGGCAGAAGAAAGAAATTGATATCATAagcgataaataaaaaaaaatataaattaaaccgattcacaatattttaagtatttgaaaaattaaatgattaactTCAATATTGACTTCCTCATAGATCAAAAAAGGTGTTATATCAGACGGGGCCAAAGGCGACATCGAACCTTAATCCATTAtactatcttttatatttgaaaagacTTAGAGCCTTGAAATTTTGCACGAAGGATGAAGGAAAAATACtttctaaattatttcattaaaaaaatttgtgggcTTTGATTAAttggtttttaataatatatttttatgatgacTATAGAAACAAAGTTTGTTCTTGTTGTTTATTTAGGAAattaagtttgttctttttgaaaaatcaattttagatAAAGATGGGATACTACAGAAGGTAttatggatttttcaacatgtttttcatcttttaattcttataattttaataattaaagtttagaaataaacctacattttgaataataataactattattaacTTGATAGGATACAATGAGTCTGTATGTCTctcaaaatgttattataaaagatttaaataCGTATTGTACACTTAGATACGTTTATACAatattactcaataaatttgaatcgactacaaataaatttaaactgcGTATATTCGTTTACTGAAAAAACGTATATTTAGCTAATATAGCGAATTAAAGATTAGTTTTTTAAGAGAAAT includes:
- the LOC123300564 gene encoding U3 small nucleolar RNA-associated protein 14 homolog A; translated protein: MDEDINYSDEEISEKEHSRLLEAVSKLDKSQHIRKPTRTEPSLQISEYNLVKSSAGKNSTVNLHNLVKVLNKKSSQIDITKKINKVRRNVKTIPKPLEKPEAQKIQRTVAYENVKKTLDKWEPIVYANRAAEQLEFPLRKDPKLKPVETTTDLLQRFRLKSEIELEMEKLKPEKPKEEVESEFPLTLAEMLERRKEAAKLRAQQSYKEAKARRQNKIKSKKYHRIQRREKIKQQIKEFEYLQKNNPEEALKKLEEIERARAEERVSLRHRSTGQWARSKQVRAKYDKESRQVLAQQLSVSRDLTQKIKKSVDDDSDNEEEQINEIHSTSEDPSNPWINGIKPSSEVTDFLSGYRKYWNEKNKTQIDVSNSKPREENKFTEVSSTTLENDDQIMNQEIDEDEIDIFKSKINDLNETEKRKTPKKTVAKTSKKNSKKINVTSTVNGWTVEEIDETLNVKNEDSLKKRKKLKDSNQEPPKKKTKVKQPSEEIQKKKRVKPSAEETEKKKKTVKSKLPESQKGTIDDIFEDIDFKLEKKLKKRVQNIKNLNDSSQSEKKEKNEPKSKYKPDLSLKSQRQMRPDLDEALIETAGYTSKPAVIKTSPQVQVEKSDDKIPDIDPTSFVQIEPKHLKTKITTNQNLDDALDDEDGVEEDTQQALISEAFEDDDIIADFHKEKKDEVDANTPKDIDLSLPGWGSWGGKDIKKRKSRRFVIKQPKKVPRKDDNKGNLIIKEHKDIKVREHQVNDLPFPFKRVEDFEASIRAPLGNTFLPETAHKRLVKPSVTIKTGAIIEPMDDSQLVLNKIRKLKNKSVIEIFNKRLLSQQ
- the LOC123301830 gene encoding very-long-chain (3R)-3-hydroxyacyl-CoA dehydratase, with translation MPEVYSPFVYWSQSEGNITLKVDLKDVKDPNISLEPKRLQFAARGHGARGAHNYEFSLDFHSEVNPEESTYKVIDSKVDFAIKKSKLGWWPRLTGRPQKPAWLKIDFDRWQTENDDINDDEVRDVRQDYPEMFDKVQKDELGYRKEDMKKVYLIFYNLCQFIGFAYIFTVMAIRYFRDGPDSMPGTYAAVGNAIKFVQLIQFLEVMHPMFGYTKGSPFPAFLQTGGRAVILFCMIEAEPRMQEKPVIFYLFFVWTLIELVRYPYYISQLYNKDIGFLTWLRYTIWIPLYPLGIVCEGVIILRNIPYFEETQKFTVSLPNTYNFAFHFPTVMRLYLLIFIIPVMYALMSHMYKARVKKLGPKSWQKKFA
- the LOC123301829 gene encoding 28S ribosomal protein S30, mitochondrial translates to MSIVKYKSKIRLILNETYRGYSTLVATEPSKLTKLPEYPPIYEVSERARRERKFEDWTEQIKNLHTVEEKLMKINMPKYYGWESVVLNDTKIPYNALSFIQHCTRTHIIHGAELPNFYKKIESNLDAVIKDIKSEIENALIVEFQLVRRKPESKPLSPAEKENLISRSIIDQINRIIINNLSKNYEHLLTSQIDVTPRHEAFWFVGGFKPSERLRKTRKNDKFQEFMSNDPIDRPIQFIGSPFLALRNTLPLDPIISLDDATNSDFKVPFFDYNPKVLGYNNEFRHGTNIPGFWPDDPYKFGLLSFNGRGHILERLPTFGEEDNLEALHAQSILSSFAWLHSQACYQGFSTFTDLTYPLVNQNIITNGQYWSFYVYQLNTTLLHGKNMPNNPRRNICWALKPQKLFENIDENKKIIGFNDEVLKNLLKFYINQPAQRIENMTPYLGENIKTIADIEDNEKREWLEKQFKYMMSNRPRHRLQYEIYDWERIYKIDHKTRQLEPRRRPFELKDNNPIAYRRYDDFHPRYVPKKLRPEGTKRKNQNKWEKTYFP